Sequence from the Ziziphus jujuba cultivar Dongzao chromosome 9, ASM3175591v1 genome:
taaaaaaaattaattattaataatacaaataaaataataataataaagaattataattattatttacgtATGAcgtcataataaaaatatttggagTAGTTATAATTGTATAACTATAAAGCAGTCTCACAGTGTGAGTTTGGGtcattatgtttttaatttgtttgtttgtttgttgagAAATTCCGCGTTGAAATTCATTTTTTCATGAGCTGGTGTTTGGTGTGGGTACCCACTGAACCCCCACActgaaaacaattttcttttttttcttttttctttttctctttctttgttaaTAAGTtttctaggaaaaaaaaaaattacataaataaaccgtatcttttttcttttctttttttcggttaaaattgaaaattgattttgcatgcaaaaaaaaagaaaccgaaAAAGAGAAAATGGGCTTTTGTTGTCCATGTTTCGGTccaaggaaagagaagaagaagctgaAGAGCGACTCTGATGAAGAAGGAGATAGCCGGAACAAATGCATGGCTTCTTTGGaattacaacaacaacaacagcagcgTCCAATTGTTCCTGCTCATCCTCATCATCCATCAACATCTCCATCATCTTCTTCTGCTGGTCAGTCTAATCTGCATTgcatttccttctttctttcttcctttctatcctgatattgatatataaatatatatgtatgtatgtacatgTTCTTCTTCTCTATGTTTCTTTTGCATTTcttgtataattttttgttgGGTTCTTGAATTTATTTTACGTGGGGTTTTGCTTCTTTTGTCAATGTTATGATGAATTCTCTTCAATGTTCGTTTTTAATTTCCCGGTTGAGATTATATACTTTCAAATATTGCATTGTATTCTATTTCTTGGCGCTTTGTATTGCCACTGGATGTTTCTTATAATTTAACgaatttctttctatttttggaGTTTTGATAGTTTTTGAGTATTGAGCTCGCAGTAGCGATCATAACTATAAATAGGGTGTTCTCGTTTTATACATGAaaccacaaaaaacaaaacactttGGGTGAAAATCTTGAAAAATTTGGCTTCTGCTCTGTAGTTTCGGTTAAGAACACCATAAAAAATGGAATGGCATAATTGGGTGAAAAGTAAATTCTTGAAATTGACGCTTTTgagttttccatttttaattagGCCGTCTTTACTTAAGAAATATCTTTTCTTATGATATTTCTCTCCGAGTTGATCAAAAGCTCAATTATATAATCGTTGCAATTGTTGTTAGGAAGATAAACCATCATAATGGATATGAAAATCCTTTTTAATATTCTGCTTGAACTAATATTAactaattcaaatataatggaATATTTGCTCTGTCATCTGGCTCCTATATTACATGGATTAGGCattatccattaaaatttatcacaGAGAATTGTGGCTCATGTGCCTACAGAATCAGGTGAATTCTAGAACTTATTGGGCTTTTCAGAAGCATGTCTATTGAACTTCTTATAAAGAAAATGTCATGTGATTAATTATTTCCTTTCATTGGTGATACTTGTTCAGCaaatatgtttatgtttatggaaaatttgttgatattattatggaaaatatatCTATAATGAAGATAGCTACAAAAGCGGTCATTTCTTTTGACTTTGGCCTAAAGTTGTTTCTTAAATGTGAAAATCAAATggcttaaatatttaattttgaaacaatggattttaatttcttctttgctGGGCATTTTGAATGAGAATCTGTTTATTTGACAACCACACACTTCATTGTTTTTGGATTTAGATGTTCTGAACATGTAAACTCAACTCGACACGATATAGCTAGCTGTTTACCTATACTTTAATACTTCGGCTTGTTTAATCAAATCTTCAGTAGATAATGAACTTTGTTCAATCATCAGCTCCACAAGTTCAGCCTGGTAACAATGCTCAAACATTCACTTATCGTGAGCTTGCAATTGCAACCAATAACTTTAGGCAAGACTCCTTTATTGGGGAAGGTGGATTTGGAGTTGTACACAAAGGGAAATTGGAAAGCACTGGTCAGGTAATTATAAAATACAGACTTCTTTTCACCTTATTCTTAAACAAATTGGCTACATATTTCTCGTATCAATTTTACTTTCATAAGTAAAAACGGTGGCCTCTTAGCAGGTAGTAGCTGTTAAACAACTTGATAAGACAGGACTCCAAGGAGAAAAGGAGTTTCTGGTGGAGGTTCTCATGCTTTGTCTTCTGCACCATCCTAACCTTGTCCAATTGATTGGTTACTGTGCTGAAGGGGATCAACGTCTTCTTGTTTATGAATACATGTCCCTCGGCTCCTTGTCAGATCGTCTCCATCGTAATATTCTTAATTGCAttaactctttttcttttttcttttttctttttttttgatatataattcCTCACATGACTTGTTTCTTCATATGTATCCTTTGTTTACTTTTTTCAGACATATAATTCCTTTTGATCACTACAAAGTTagccataaaattttaaaacagagTTTTCAAGAACTTTATTGTGCCTTTTGGTTATAATCATAACAAGAAAATGGAATTTCTCATTTAGAACTTTCAAAGTCCatagtattgtttttgtttACCATGCGCCAAGGGAAGTTATGGTTAAGGGAGAGGAACTTAGCCTATTCTTGTAGTGAAAAtggattgcaattttttttttttttggcttggttATTTTGCAGCGGATAATCTTCTCATGAGATTTTAATTAGGAAAGGTACGAGTTTTCTAAGTCAGAGATGATTGACCAGAATGAAGTTCAAATTTGTTTGGTAGTGTACATTATTTTCTTGGCTGTTCTAGTGACTCAAAAGAATATAATTACTGGGACTTGGCTCCACTATGTGTAGTAAATCTACCTTCTAAATGTCTGGAAAAGTTGAATTTGCTAACTTTAGCTCTGCATGGAATGTTTTACATTTGTATCATTGTCTAAGCAAAGATAAGAATATTGTTTCACTTAGTGGATAAGATATACCTAAAGCACACAAAGATGCAACCTAAGCTTTGTTACCATTTTAAGTTACCATAAATGCCAAAAACTTAAGCTATGATGAAGCTAGCCCAACCGTTATATAATTTGTATTCCATTATGTGTATTTGGTTGCTGATCTTCTTAACCATAAATAAGTTCCTAGTGATGATCTTATCTTTGTCGTTTTGTTGTGCAGAGCGTAAACGTGATATGGAGCCACTTGATTGGAACACTAGGATGAAGATAGCAGCAGGTGCAGCCAGAGGATTGGCATATCTCCACCACGAAGCAGAACCGGCTGTCATATACAGAGATTTGAAATCATCAAACATACTATTGGGTGATGGTTTCCACCCAAAACTTTCTGACTTTGGGCTTGCTAAATTTGGTCCTACAGGAGATAGTTCGCATGTCACAACCAGGGTCATGGGTACCTACGGTTACTGTGCACCTGAATATGCTATAAGTGGAAGATTGACAATAAAGTCTGACATTTACAGTTATGGAGTAGTCTTGCTGGAGTTGGTTACTGGACGCAGAGCAATCGATGATATTGATGGTCAAGAAAGGCGGCTTGTTGAGTGGGTAATTCTCTTCACACCATCTTAGTTCTCTCATTAGTGTGCCAGTATGTTATTTCTAAATAGGTTCTCAAAGAAAATGTCTTTTTCCaaagtaagatttttttttttttttttaagtaaatatctTGGTAGAATCTATCCGGCATATGATGAATAAGCTTCTAGTTTTGTCAATTTTTGGCTGTGACCATCATATTCAGTTGCTAGTTGATCTTTGTACTTTGAGGAACTGTTTTATGATCTTCCTGCATCATTGTACCTAGTATGTCATAGAGAACTTTatcaaattaaatgaaaaaatgtgtaaaaaaaatggttttgacAGAAACTACCTTGGAGGTTGTCCATATGTATAGCTTAACATGGGAAGGGATTTAGCTAAAAATTTTGACATCGACCATTGTTCTTTTTCTGAATTGAAGTTAATCTGATTATATCTTTATTGCCTGTCTTTGTAGGCAATTTCCTTTGTAAAAGACCGAAAGAGATGGGTGCAGATGGCTGATCCACATTTGAGAGGTCAGTTCCCAAAATCTATGTTGAAGAAGGTCATAGAATTGGCTTTCATGTGCCTTCGAGAAGATGCCAAATCCCGTCCTACTATGCTCGAAGTGATTCCTGCTATGGATTTCATCACATCTCGTCCATACAACCATGATGAAGCCAAAATGGAAGATACAAGAGATTCAGCAGATAACTCCCCGAAAGAGACGACAAGGATGTTAAACAAGGACTTAAACAGAGAGCGAGCTGTGGCTGAGGCAATGAAGTGGGGAGAGAGTTGGAGAGAAAAACGTAAACAGACTGCAGATGATACTCCCTGAATTTAGATGACTTGAATGAATAGATGACTAACAGTACAGCAGAACAATGCCTGACTTGTTTCTTTACACCATGTTGATATTGTCAATGTACAGAAAATTTTGCAGTTAAAAATGATTTGTAACACTTTAGTTCCTAAGGGGGATAACAGAAAGTTGTCTCGTCCATGGAATCCTATCCTTTGCCTTAAGAAGAACAAATGGCAAATGGGCTTAGCCATATTGTAGATATTGTGCTCCAATAGCAGGTTCATTCATTGTGGATATATAGTTTTTGATGTGTTAACACTTTTTTGTTCCTTAGGGGGATAAGAGAGAGCTGTATAGTCCGTCCATGGAATCCTGTCCTTTGCCTTTAGAAGAACAAATGGCAATTGGGTTTAGCTCATATTGTAAATATTGTCCGCCAATGGCAGGTTCATTCATTGTGGATAAATGGTTTTGAGCATAGATTCATTCATTGTGGATGTATAGTTTTGATGAAAGAATTACATGAAATGATTGTTTTATGGAAATGGCAGGGAAGCATCTTGAAGAAATGAAAGTCacaattgaaattgatttgaagCAATTCATCTATGTAAcagataaatttcaattttataccaaaattaagaaaaattggCAAAGATGAATGTAGCCTTAAAGCAATGCTCTTGTTCTTCTCACAAATGCACATGGTTCTACAAGATTAAACTCACCATCCCAACTCCAAAGTATATGGTAAAATTCACTGAACCCTCAACCATCTTATACccaaaacaataacaaatagTTGAAAGGATTTTTTAAGTACCATTTCTTTATTGCATATATGTGAGTTGTGTTACTTCTTGTGTATACGAAGCCAAGAGATACCCCCTTTATGATGATTGTAATTTTGGGAGTACCAAAGCCAATTGGCCCTTTTTTCTAGCCACATATGGATGATTTAACAAATGGTCTCGGGGGGAGAATTACTTAGAGAGATCCACGTGAGTGGGAGATTGAGCCTCTCGAATCTGTATAACTTAAAACATAATGCTGTGTCAAAAACCTAACAAAATCATCCATTGTCGTCCAGCGGTTAGGATGTCTGGCTTTCACCCAGGAGACCCGGGTTCGATTCCCGGCAATGGAAAGTTCGTTTTTTCGAAAAATAGAAATGTAATatgaaaaacatattttaaaaggTCCCACCGGGAGTCGAACCCAGGTCGCTGGATTCAAAGTCCAGAGTGCTAACCACTACACCATGGAACCCTGTGCTGGATTCTATAAATTCTTTATAATCTGAGGTTATATACTAATAAATTGTTTTACAAAGTTCTACAAATACGATAGAATAATCTGATTTACCTGTCTCGGATTTTGTCCGTAAATTGGTTACCAactttagtgaaaaaaaaaaaaaaaaaaaaaaaggataggtGGGCATACATACACATGGACACCACAAAGCCCAATGTCCAAAAAATGTATTAAGTTATATAGATGGCATCATGGGAgttttctgttaaaaaaaaagtatatggcATCATGGGAGTTttcttgtaaaaaaataaaaagtataaggTAGAGGGCGTCATCATAGCTGTTCACTTTTGTATGCTTTTGGCTCTCACATTTTGGAATATTGGGattgtttatttttactaaTCCTTTTTCAAcacccctaaaaaaaaaaaaaaaaaaaaaaaaaaggaaaattcctTAACCAATCTAATTAACTTACACAACTTTTTTATTGGATGCCATTTAATTCCTTGctatattttcatttgttgTTGTGGTACATCTGCCTAACTTAACATTCTCTAtataaaggaaagagaaaattttctaaatatgCGCAAAGAAATGTTGTAACAAAATATCATATACCCATATCTTTTCTAACATAATTCaacaaaaccataaaaaaaaaaatcccatataTGGCCAGATATTCTATAGTGCTACAAGATTTAGTTAGAACTTGGAAAGTTTggaatttgtttgttttggatGTTTTGATGAAGAATCATAAATTAAAGTTCAACGATTTccctcatttatttatttatttttcacaattttcaATCTGCAGAAAAGTATCAGAAAGTGATTTATGAtgcaagaaaagaagaaaacatttTGAAGCATGAGATAAATAGAAGAGGAGGATATTGTGGTAATTTTGAAGAATGAAATGAAGAATGAAGAGATGGACTCGAGGACTGGGATGTGGTGGGCCACGTAGACAAATACAGACTTACACATCCATCTGTTGGGCTACTCTGTGAGCTCATCCCCACACTAACCGGTCCGTCTCACTCTATATATCCAATCAAATTCTGCCACATCACCTCATCCTCCCTGTAAAGCACAGACACCAAACAGTAACACCTTTGTATCTCTTTCTCAAAAAaccaaagccaaagccaaagccaaagccaaagcTTCAAAGAAGAAAACCCTTTTGCCCTCCGCCCCAACCACCGCCGAACCAGTTGGGTTATCCGATTCCGACCCAATATTCTTCTCGGGTTCCAAACACCAAACCCTAGCTGAGAAACCAGAAGAacagagaaaaaagagagtGGCTTTGAGTTTCAGCTCGTactttttgtttcttaattttcttttaatgttttttcaCCCCCAGATATGATTAGGGGTCATTTTTAGAATTTCTTTGAATCTAAGGGTTTAAATTTGAGCTTGGAGTGGTAGATTCGGAGGGGTTTTTGTGTTTCTGAGAGAGAAATACACGGATAAGAGATGTATGTGGTTCCTCCACCTCAGCGATCCGATCCGGCTTCGGGATCCGGTGCCGGTTCTAAGGATTTGCGGGTTTACCAAGCATGGAAAGGAAGCAATGTGAGTCTGGATTTTTCACTTCTTGggtttttttggcttttttccccgtaattagttaaatatttgaGCGCATCATGTTTAAAAGTTTGAAACATTTTTGGTGTCATTTTGGCATTGTTATgtaaattttgaaacttttttggATGTATTCAGGGTTTAAGGTTTCCATGCCATAattacgattttttttttttttttttggttgttgttgttgttttgatTAGTATTTACGAAGAATTTGAATAGCTGAGCTCCCATTCTGGTTAATGTAGTTGCCTATGATTTGAATTATTCAGACTCTGTGAAACTTTAGTCATAGTCAAATCATTGAGATTTATTTAGCTCCTGTAGAAAGTtttgaatatgatatgtatgaGAGTATGTTCAATTAATGAAAAGTATTAGGAATCCACGTATTGGTGGTTCTTATTTCATCCCGTATGAAGGAATTTGTTAGATTTTTGGCAAATCGGTATCTTTTACCAAGCATTGACAagtttatgtgtgtgtgtgtgtgtgttctgcGTCTGGTTGCGCAagaattaatcttttattttgttgaacCGCTTGTACTATCCATATGTATGTTGGAATGTTTCCTTGTACGTGTTTAAGCCAACCACCAAATAAAAGTTACAAGTGCTTTCTTATAAGGAAGATTGTTGAAAATTGTCCCAGTGGATGTATTGAATTTCAACCCCTCTGTCATGATATAAaacaaaccaataaaataataataataataataataataataataatacgtaaataaaaaaatgaaaaaaaataaaggaagtgATTTTGTGGATGCCATATATCAAACTAACTTCATCTACAACCGCCCAACCTCACATGTCACTTACTTTTCTTCACttgttgattttcttcttcttatttctcttctctctctgtctctgtcagactctttctctctctcaaacaTTTGTTGAAATGTGGAACCATAGACTTTAATTATACTTCTTCAAAGATTGTACATATGACACTCTTGTGATTTTTCGGAACTCTTATATGTcttgtttctcttttgcagatatttttctttgatggaATGTTTATATTTGGCCCAGATGTGAGATCGCTGGGCCTGACGATATTCCTTATTGTTGCTCCTGTCACAGTCTTCTGCATCTTTGTAGCCAGAAAACTAATGGATGATTTTTCTCATCATTGGGGAATATCAATAATGGTTGCTGTAGTTGTATTCACAATTTATGTAAGCCTTTTCCATTGTTTTCCGATTGCTTATTCCTCTTGTATATTTTCCTACctcataaatttttgaattgccTTGGCTACATTGTTCTTTGTTATTATGATGCTTCATGGAGAAATTAGTTTGTATTCTAAATTccatttttctaataatttataTCATCGAAGATGAAGAGTGAAAGGATCTAAGACTGTTTGGCATGCTTGCATAATAAGATTGCAGAGTAAGGATATTGCTGCCATACTTTGCCGAATGGTAGTTATTGACTTTtcttaaatcaataaatttatgGAATCTATACATCAGCGCCTTTCATCAATATTTATGTGTGGATGATAGTAACATCATTGTGCTCACCATATTATTAGCTTTAGTGATGCAAATTTTGCTCTAGAAGGAATTATATGGTAACTCCATATGGGTGGCAATGGCAATGAACCATGCCAAATTTTTCTTAGAGGAGATGTTTGTTATATATGTTGCCATCTCTCACTTGCACATTGTCGATTTATTGTTTTGGACTTTAGCTGCCTTCTGAACACAAATGAATGCTTGAAATCAATGTCATAACAACTTTTATAATTTGGTCCTTAATGTTACTTTTCAGGATTTAGTTCTTCTCCTTCTAACCTCTGGAAGAGATCCTGGTATAATTCCTCGCAATGCACACCCTCCAGAGCCAGAAGGCTATGATGGGAGTATAGATGTAGGGGATAGACAAACTCCTCAACAGCGCTTGCCTCGTATCAAGGAAGTAGAGGTCAATGGAATCATTGTCAAGATCAAGTATTGTGACACTTGTATGCTATATAGACCTCCTCGCTGCTCCCACTGTTCAATATGCAATAACTGTGTAGAACGATTTGACCACCACTGCCCGTGGGTTGGGCAGTGTATTGGGCTGGTAAGTGATCCTTTCTATAGAATGATGTCATATGTTTTCTGTATTACACATCCATACtgtatgtatttatgttttgagtatcttatatatacatacagagtATGTCTGTATCCATGTACTTGTAGTAATAGAGAGATGTTCAACAGTggcatatttaatatatattcatgGGTGGATGGATTCAATATTCTGGCAAATGGCTGGTTCTGGTCATTTTCTTGTATAACCATCATTTGTTTTCATTTGGAAGATAATTATATTGGCTGGCTCAAGCTTGATGAGCTTGAAAGAAATATTCATAAGTGGTTACCTTCCTAATTAGTAGATTTCATAGTAAACTGCAATTTAGAGCAGTATGCTCACTGTCACCGAGGAGACAAGGCTCATATGTTACATGGACTTAGGTCGGAATATTGATATGTAACTGTATACAGGTCTTGGATTTGcttatttttaaagattttttcaaaatttatttgcatATTCCATTTGTCCTATAGGGTGTACGCCATGGTTATGCAGGGGGTCATGTAATCTATTGTCCTAGTCACCATTCTGAACTAAAGATTAAGCATAAttgtaaagtaaaaaaatattataaaactagAATTTTAAAGCCATTATAATTGAAATGCATAA
This genomic interval carries:
- the LOC107428019 gene encoding serine/threonine-protein kinase PBS1, which encodes MGFCCPCFGPRKEKKKLKSDSDEEGDSRNKCMASLELQQQQQQRPIVPAHPHHPSTSPSSSSAAPQVQPGNNAQTFTYRELAIATNNFRQDSFIGEGGFGVVHKGKLESTGQQVVAVKQLDKTGLQGEKEFLVEVLMLCLLHHPNLVQLIGYCAEGDQRLLVYEYMSLGSLSDRLHQRKRDMEPLDWNTRMKIAAGAARGLAYLHHEAEPAVIYRDLKSSNILLGDGFHPKLSDFGLAKFGPTGDSSHVTTRVMGTYGYCAPEYAISGRLTIKSDIYSYGVVLLELVTGRRAIDDIDGQERRLVEWAISFVKDRKRWVQMADPHLRGQFPKSMLKKVIELAFMCLREDAKSRPTMLEVIPAMDFITSRPYNHDEAKMEDTRDSADNSPKETTRMLNKDLNRERAVAEAMKWGESWREKRKQTADDTP